One genomic segment of uncultured Desulfobacter sp. includes these proteins:
- a CDS encoding helix-turn-helix transcriptional regulator yields the protein MEELKNLGQRLKQARIQRNDLQADFAFRIGVSTPTLCKMEKGDPKVGIGLWVKALEVLGRESEINNLIAPKESLAERYELQQKYGNRQRVSRKR from the coding sequence ATGGAAGAATTAAAAAATTTAGGCCAGAGATTAAAACAGGCCAGAATCCAGAGGAATGATTTACAGGCCGACTTTGCATTTAGAATCGGCGTGTCCACGCCCACATTGTGTAAAATGGAAAAGGGTGATCCCAAGGTAGGTATCGGCCTTTGGGTAAAAGCCCTGGAGGTCCTTGGTCGTGAATCCGAAATTAATAACCTGATTGCCCCGAAAGAGTCTTTGGCTGAACGGTATGAACTTCAGCAAAAATACGGGAACCGTCAACGGGTGAGCCGGAAAAGGTGA
- a CDS encoding helix-turn-helix transcriptional regulator yields MQKTLKPNIIVLILIKNNLICNKMKRRTPLSIQSGLKKLGSDIKKARLRRGIKMSLLAERAGISIETLSKIQKGNPRVSIESYAGVILGLGLGVEWMNLASIENDKMGQFIDDSKVPKRVRDKNNG; encoded by the coding sequence TTGCAAAAAACCTTAAAGCCAAATATAATAGTATTAATATTAATTAAGAACAATTTAATTTGCAATAAAATGAAAAGAAGAACACCACTTTCAATACAATCAGGATTAAAAAAACTGGGGAGCGATATTAAAAAGGCGAGGCTGAGAAGGGGGATAAAAATGAGCCTTCTTGCCGAAAGAGCCGGGATTAGCATAGAAACCCTATCGAAGATCCAGAAGGGCAATCCCCGGGTGTCTATTGAAAGCTATGCGGGGGTCATCCTAGGATTGGGGTTGGGTGTTGAATGGATGAATTTGGCATCCATTGAAAACGATAAGATGGGCCAGTTTATTGATGATTCAAAGGTTCCCAAAAGAGTAAGGGATAAGAATAATGGCTGA
- a CDS encoding HipA domain-containing protein: MKTAQGEKRPARKLNESDFLFLIDDFTRQGALRFSFDGKAFLTTHEQFSIPPIIDLPKLLRASDKLVANNETERDLKDLLAPGSSLGGARPKATVMDGQSLLIAKFPNRFDEWDIPAWEHLSLKMAGQCGIPTPNHRLCSVDGRNVLLLERFDRVMDVRIPFLSAMSMLGASDGEHKSYIEIAEALITYGSTPEHDLKGLWKRMVFNIMTSNVDDHLRNHGFLYNKAGWQLSPVYDLESTPAHVKERYLSTYITEEDGTASLELSFDVAEYFGLNHSEAQNIAHGICKVTQNWRSEAQKLNISKQEIDFMETAFEHDDLHQGLNLNPGRSPRSFYDS, translated from the coding sequence ATGAAAACCGCCCAAGGAGAAAAACGTCCGGCCAGAAAATTGAACGAATCCGATTTTTTGTTCCTTATAGACGATTTCACCCGACAAGGTGCATTACGATTTTCCTTTGATGGAAAAGCCTTTCTTACAACACATGAACAGTTTTCCATCCCACCAATTATTGATTTGCCCAAATTATTGAGGGCATCAGATAAATTGGTGGCGAACAATGAAACTGAAAGGGACCTGAAAGACCTTCTCGCTCCCGGATCATCATTGGGTGGAGCAAGGCCCAAGGCTACAGTTATGGATGGGCAGTCTCTTTTAATAGCCAAGTTTCCCAACAGGTTTGATGAATGGGATATTCCAGCCTGGGAACACTTGTCATTAAAGATGGCCGGTCAGTGTGGAATTCCCACGCCCAACCATCGGCTTTGTTCTGTTGATGGCAGAAATGTCTTATTGTTGGAGCGTTTTGATAGGGTAATGGACGTAAGGATTCCTTTTCTGTCAGCCATGAGTATGCTGGGTGCCTCTGATGGAGAGCATAAAAGTTATATAGAAATTGCAGAAGCCCTCATAACCTATGGCTCAACGCCGGAGCATGATTTAAAGGGGCTTTGGAAAAGAATGGTTTTCAATATTATGACTTCAAATGTTGATGACCATTTAAGAAACCACGGCTTCCTTTATAATAAAGCCGGGTGGCAACTTTCTCCTGTTTATGATCTGGAATCCACCCCAGCTCATGTTAAAGAACGATATTTAAGCACTTACATCACAGAGGAAGATGGAACCGCTTCATTGGAGCTATCCTTTGATGTTGCTGAATATTTCGGATTGAACCACAGCGAAGCTCAAAATATCGCTCATGGTATATGTAAAGTGACTCAGAACTGGCGATCAGAAGCCCAAAAGCTCAATATCAGCAAGCAAGAGATTGATTTTATGGAAACCGCTTTCGAGCATGATGATTTACACCAGGGCTTAAATCTCAATCCCGGGCGTTCTCCAAGGTCGTTTTATGATTCGTAA
- a CDS encoding type II toxin-antitoxin system HipA family toxin: MIRKLDVQITLPNQHKALKIPCGELFYTSPDSRGKIEGTFRYTQAYLDHPQAIPVDPAHLPLMDKEFNADRPEGIHGVFEDSLPDDWGRRLLKHRWGRKIVPDLLGLMGSGLGALSFSDEKPKPVQITDLPEVAESAFEFYAGRPVNDDRLAQLYSAGCSVGGARPKVLVADQESGQWIAKIPQFDDNFQIESIEGATLKLAQDAGLDVPEFKILPAGKHKVILVKRFDVCQGDTEGRNHMISMKTILGAEGFNYSSYADMFTVIKKWSCQPQDDTNALFRQMVFNLAIGNTDDHLKNFCMIHTVKGLHLSPAYDLLPNVNNRQTHQLSLPKGVSHIPNKTLLLKMGTACRVLKAEQIIDDVLEAVAQWQTTFSDYDVPEKDIQRLSKNIEWRSETISRTS; this comes from the coding sequence ATGATTCGTAAATTAGACGTTCAAATAACTCTCCCAAACCAACATAAAGCCCTTAAAATCCCCTGCGGTGAGCTGTTTTATACCTCCCCGGATAGCCGTGGAAAAATTGAAGGGACGTTCCGGTACACTCAGGCATACCTGGATCACCCACAAGCCATCCCGGTTGACCCGGCACATCTTCCTTTGATGGACAAAGAATTTAATGCAGATCGGCCAGAAGGCATTCATGGCGTGTTTGAGGACTCTCTGCCGGATGATTGGGGTCGGAGGCTTTTAAAACATCGCTGGGGGAGAAAAATCGTTCCTGACCTGCTGGGGCTTATGGGATCAGGGCTGGGCGCCCTGTCCTTTTCTGATGAAAAACCCAAACCCGTACAAATCACGGACCTACCGGAAGTTGCGGAGTCTGCCTTTGAATTTTATGCAGGCAGACCCGTAAATGATGACCGGCTGGCCCAACTATACTCTGCTGGTTGCTCTGTCGGGGGCGCAAGGCCCAAGGTTCTTGTGGCCGACCAGGAAAGTGGTCAGTGGATCGCTAAAATCCCCCAGTTTGATGATAATTTTCAAATTGAAAGCATTGAGGGTGCCACGCTCAAACTGGCCCAGGATGCTGGGCTTGATGTGCCGGAATTTAAAATTTTACCGGCCGGAAAGCATAAAGTTATTTTGGTGAAACGTTTTGATGTTTGTCAGGGTGATACGGAAGGGCGCAACCACATGATCAGCATGAAAACCATCCTTGGTGCCGAAGGCTTTAATTACAGTTCCTATGCAGATATGTTCACGGTCATTAAAAAATGGAGCTGTCAGCCCCAGGATGACACCAATGCGTTGTTCCGGCAAATGGTTTTCAACCTGGCAATCGGGAATACCGACGACCACCTGAAAAACTTTTGCATGATTCACACTGTAAAAGGTTTACACCTTTCCCCGGCCTATGACCTTTTGCCTAATGTAAACAACAGGCAGACCCACCAATTATCCCTGCCAAAAGGCGTCAGTCATATCCCAAACAAAACTTTGCTTTTAAAAATGGGAACCGCCTGCCGAGTTTTAAAAGCAGAACAGATCATTGATGATGTCCTGGAGGCCGTGGCCCAATGGCAGACAACCTTTTCTGATTATGATGTCCCTGAAAAGGATATTCAAAGACTCTCTAAAAATATTGAATGGAGATCCGAGACGATCAGTAGAACATCATAG
- a CDS encoding helix-turn-helix transcriptional regulator, producing the protein MIEEWKKDPEFKKEYDRLTPMWELRQKMIALRIEKGLTQEQIAKKMGTKRSNISRLEANVDSFPTYKTLEKYAAALDCKIRIEFEPL; encoded by the coding sequence ATGATAGAGGAATGGAAAAAAGATCCTGAATTTAAAAAAGAATATGACCGCTTAACCCCAATGTGGGAATTACGTCAAAAAATGATCGCTTTACGGATCGAAAAAGGTCTTACTCAGGAACAAATAGCGAAAAAAATGGGAACTAAAAGAAGCAATATATCAAGATTAGAAGCCAATGTTGACTCTTTTCCGACCTATAAAACACTTGAGAAGTATGCAGCGGCTTTGGACTGTAAAATACGAATTGAATTTGAACCCTTATAA
- a CDS encoding acetate kinase produces the protein MKVLVINSGSSSLKYKLFDLAGPKAICAGLVERIGSPESSLTHTLYPDPGPGEKTEMFECFEDHTQAIEKVAALLMTGDDPLVKSAEELAAIGHRVAQGGEIFKENCIVDAKAIEGIRENILLAPLHNPANLAGIEAAMAHFPGVPSVAVFDTLFASRLPDYVYRYALPTAYYTKYKVRRYGFHGASHAYVTKTLAGLMGKPLDELNNIVCHLGNGSSITAVKGGVCRETSMGMTPTSGLIMGTRCGDIDPSLPAYLTFCTGKNAAQIQTVLDRESGLTGICGMNDMRDIHKAMALGDDNARLAFEMLCHGIKKYIGAYYAVLGHLDAIAFTAGIGENDAKVRGKCLEGLEHLGIIVDQEVNVGLRGKSGRISTDDSAVEVWVIPTDEEFEIATICKDLVTA, from the coding sequence ATGAAAGTACTTGTCATTAATTCAGGAAGTTCCTCCCTGAAGTATAAATTGTTTGATTTGGCTGGTCCCAAGGCAATATGCGCGGGGCTGGTGGAGCGAATCGGCAGTCCAGAGAGCAGCCTGACGCATACCCTATACCCTGACCCGGGACCCGGTGAAAAAACCGAGATGTTTGAATGTTTTGAGGATCACACCCAGGCCATCGAAAAGGTGGCCGCTTTACTTATGACGGGTGATGATCCGCTTGTTAAATCTGCAGAAGAGCTTGCCGCCATTGGGCATCGGGTGGCCCAGGGTGGTGAAATTTTCAAGGAAAATTGCATTGTGGACGCCAAGGCCATTGAGGGCATCCGGGAGAACATTTTGTTGGCACCCTTGCATAACCCGGCCAACCTGGCCGGTATTGAAGCGGCCATGGCGCATTTCCCCGGCGTGCCTTCGGTTGCCGTGTTTGACACGCTGTTTGCAAGCCGTCTGCCTGATTATGTGTACCGGTATGCGTTGCCCACCGCTTATTACACTAAATATAAAGTCAGGCGGTACGGATTCCATGGCGCTTCCCACGCCTATGTCACCAAAACGCTTGCTGGTCTCATGGGAAAACCTTTAGATGAACTGAACAATATTGTCTGCCATTTAGGGAATGGTTCTTCCATAACTGCTGTCAAAGGCGGCGTGTGCCGGGAAACTTCCATGGGCATGACACCCACTTCCGGGTTGATCATGGGGACCCGGTGCGGTGACATTGATCCTTCTCTGCCTGCCTATCTGACCTTCTGTACCGGGAAAAATGCTGCACAAATTCAGACCGTTCTTGACCGTGAAAGCGGTCTTACCGGTATCTGCGGTATGAATGATATGCGGGATATTCACAAAGCCATGGCCTTGGGTGATGACAATGCCAGGCTCGCCTTTGAGATGCTGTGCCACGGTATTAAAAAATATATCGGGGCTTACTATGCAGTGCTTGGCCACCTGGATGCCATTGCCTTTACCGCCGGCATCGGGGAAAACGACGCGAAAGTCCGTGGTAAATGCCTGGAAGGGCTTGAACATCTCGGTATTATAGTGGATCAAGAGGTTAACGTCGGTTTAAGGGGTAAATCCGGCCGTATCTCAACCGATGACAGTGCCGTGGAAGTCTGGGTGATCCCCACGGATGAAGAATTTGAAATTGCAACCATCTGCAAAGACCTTGTAACCGCCTGA
- the crcB gene encoding fluoride efflux transporter CrcB, with product MIKIAMVGIGGAMGAMCRFLVYEGYINAVKNTPLPLGTITVNVIGCFVIGLLGGIADTRQIFTPDVRLLIFTGFLGGFTTFSTFGFELFLYMRNGQIGLAVINGLIQLSAGLIFVWIGFGLSKAF from the coding sequence ATGATCAAAATAGCAATGGTAGGAATAGGCGGTGCCATGGGAGCCATGTGCCGTTTTCTGGTATATGAAGGGTATATCAATGCCGTAAAAAACACACCGCTTCCTTTAGGAACCATCACCGTCAATGTTATAGGGTGCTTTGTCATAGGGCTTTTAGGCGGCATTGCCGATACGCGGCAAATCTTTACTCCGGACGTCAGACTGCTTATTTTTACCGGCTTTTTAGGCGGATTCACCACGTTTTCCACCTTTGGATTTGAATTGTTTTTATATATGCGCAACGGACAGATCGGCCTGGCCGTTATAAACGGGCTTATCCAGTTAAGCGCCGGACTGATTTTTGTGTGGATCGGATTTGGGTTGTCAAAAGCCTTTTGA
- a CDS encoding sigma-54 dependent transcriptional regulator has translation MNSPNPDNPIFLVDDNPKLLAEVETTLRMAGFDNITAIQDSRDVIRTMERRIPGLVLLDLNMPHISGGHLLKSIRKTWPRIPVIMLTSNIEVDTAVKCMKIGAMDYILKPVDPDRLVKSVKQALDGGQALGQLSKPLHQELFAQIKKPAAFSAIITQDSQMHAIFHYVEAVAPSPQPVLIFGETGVGKELISQCIHNLSGRKGKLVKVNVAGLDDNMFSDTLFGHVPGAFTSARNARPGLILKASGGTLMLDEIGDLALSSQVKLLRLLQEGDYLALGSDITRHSDTRIIASTNQDLWALEKQGKFRKDLIYRLSTHTLTIPPLRERLLDIPLLLDRFICQAADELDKPVPDIPKSLIETMETYPFKGNIRELKSMVYDAMSRYQGGAISADLFNIAIHADHGTGVSMASDPGLPTLKQAANALVEKAMAHTGGNQSAAAKILGISQQALSKRLQKLREEG, from the coding sequence TTGAATTCCCCAAATCCGGATAATCCCATATTTTTAGTGGACGACAATCCAAAGCTCCTTGCTGAAGTAGAAACAACTCTGCGAATGGCCGGTTTTGACAACATCACTGCCATCCAGGATTCAAGGGATGTAATCAGGACTATGGAACGCAGGATTCCCGGACTGGTCCTCCTGGATTTGAATATGCCTCATATCAGCGGCGGCCACCTGTTGAAAAGTATTCGCAAAACCTGGCCAAGAATACCTGTGATTATGCTTACAAGTAATATTGAGGTGGATACGGCTGTTAAATGCATGAAGATCGGGGCCATGGATTATATCCTTAAGCCCGTTGATCCGGATCGTCTGGTCAAGTCGGTGAAACAGGCCCTTGATGGCGGCCAGGCCCTGGGGCAGCTTTCAAAGCCCCTGCACCAGGAATTATTTGCCCAGATAAAAAAACCTGCAGCCTTCAGCGCCATCATTACCCAGGACAGTCAGATGCATGCCATTTTCCATTATGTTGAAGCTGTGGCACCGTCTCCCCAGCCAGTGTTGATTTTTGGGGAAACAGGGGTGGGGAAGGAATTGATTAGCCAGTGCATTCACAACTTAAGCGGCCGCAAGGGAAAATTGGTTAAGGTCAATGTGGCGGGACTGGATGATAATATGTTTTCAGATACGTTGTTCGGCCATGTGCCCGGCGCATTTACCAGCGCCCGGAACGCCCGGCCCGGGTTGATACTTAAAGCTTCCGGGGGAACTTTGATGCTGGATGAGATCGGCGATCTGGCATTGTCTTCCCAGGTCAAGCTGCTCAGGCTGCTCCAGGAAGGTGATTATCTGGCATTGGGGTCGGATATTACCCGGCATTCGGATACCCGGATCATTGCTTCCACGAACCAGGATCTGTGGGCACTTGAAAAGCAGGGCAAATTCAGGAAGGATCTGATTTACCGACTTTCCACACATACGTTGACCATACCGCCGCTGCGGGAACGCCTTCTAGACATTCCCCTGCTTCTGGACCGGTTTATCTGCCAGGCAGCCGATGAACTGGATAAGCCCGTGCCTGATATTCCGAAAAGTCTTATTGAAACCATGGAAACATATCCATTCAAAGGAAATATCAGGGAGTTAAAATCCATGGTTTACGATGCCATGTCCAGATATCAGGGCGGGGCTATTTCTGCTGATTTGTTCAATATTGCCATCCATGCCGATCATGGGACAGGGGTCTCTATGGCCTCAGATCCGGGACTTCCGACCTTAAAGCAAGCCGCTAATGCGCTGGTGGAAAAAGCCATGGCCCATACAGGGGGAAATCAGTCTGCTGCAGCCAAGATTCTGGGTATTTCCCAGCAGGCGCTCAGCAAACGCCTGCAGAAATTACGCGAAGAGGGATGA